A window of Tatumella citrea genomic DNA:
TCTATCCGGACCATTCTGCAGGCGGCAATACCACCTATATCATCCGTGATGTCCGGTTACCCAGATTGCTGATGGCAGCAGCCGTTGGCGGTATGTTGGGGATGGCTGGAGCCGCTATGCAGTCGGTTACCCGCAATGGTCTGGCTGATCCCGGTCTGTTGGGGGTAAAAGAAGGCGCCAGTATCGTGGTTCTGGCACAGATTCTGTTTTTCCCTGCGGTCAGTATTCTCTGGCAACCGGTCACCGGAATGGCTGGCGGAATGCTGGTGGCAGCGCTGGTGGTGCTATTGGCCCGTGATTTTTCCCGACCAGGATTTATTCTGGCAGGTATTGGTGTTTCCTGGATTTTTGCCGCCGCCATCGGTTTCTTTATGACCACTGCAGATGTACGTCAGGTACAGACCGTGATGTTGTGGATGGCCGGCAGCCTGAATACCGTCAGTTGGCCGTTAATGTTGCTGGCTGTCTGCTGGGCAGTTCCGGCCGTGGTATTGCTGTATATCACTGCCAGGGCTGCCGATATTGCAATGCTGGGTAATACCAGCGCAACCGGATTAGGAGTGAAGTTGTCACAACTCACTCTGCTGCGGTTTATTGCCCCGGTCATCCTGACCGCGACCTGTATATCCTGTGTCGGCAGCATTGGCTTTGTCGGGCTCATGGCACCTCATCTGTCACGCATGTTGTTTCGTGGTGGACAGACGGCACTCCTGAGTGGCAGTGCCGTCTGCGGTGCTGTGTTGGTGCTGTTGGCCGATAATATTGGTCGCCTGGCTTTTGCCCCGTTGCAGTTACCTGCCGGGATTATCATCTCGCTGTTTGGTGGTCCGTTTTTCCTGTTGTTGCTCTGGCAACGCAGGGACAAATTCTGAGTGTTAAGGAGTGTTATGCGTATTTTTTCTGTACTGCTGTTACTGTGCAGTTTCTGTAGTTTTGCCGCTCCGGAAACTCAGCAATTTACCGATGACCTGGGCCGGACGGTGACAGTTCCTTTACATCCAAAGCGGATTGTTTCACTGCATGACCTGGACATCACCATTCCGCTGATTGAACTGGGCGTTTTCCCGGTTG
This region includes:
- a CDS encoding FecCD family ABC transporter permease; this translates as MSRQLPPTPGVVWRAGRFSLLLRPEILCRLALFLLLLLILLIFGISHGSLPIPVSSVGKALFYPDHSAGGNTTYIIRDVRLPRLLMAAAVGGMLGMAGAAMQSVTRNGLADPGLLGVKEGASIVVLAQILFFPAVSILWQPVTGMAGGMLVAALVVLLARDFSRPGFILAGIGVSWIFAAAIGFFMTTADVRQVQTVMLWMAGSLNTVSWPLMLLAVCWAVPAVVLLYITARAADIAMLGNTSATGLGVKLSQLTLLRFIAPVILTATCISCVGSIGFVGLMAPHLSRMLFRGGQTALLSGSAVCGAVLVLLADNIGRLAFAPLQLPAGIIISLFGGPFFLLLLWQRRDKF